One genomic region from Jilunia laotingensis encodes:
- a CDS encoding UpxZ family transcription anti-terminator antagonist encodes MNPLESNISALYASAHELLYLGMDESPIYSDHFTRLNRDVFHQANALYTQRGSTSEEEASLCLALLMGYNATLYNDGDKQERIQHVLDRCWEVFDKLPGSLLKVQLLTYCYGEVFDEDLAREAREIIHGWSGRDLTPDEAEIVELLKGMEENPYPWNEI; translated from the coding sequence ATGAACCCCTTAGAATCAAACATTTCCGCTTTGTACGCTTCCGCGCATGAACTCCTTTATTTAGGTATGGACGAGAGTCCCATCTATAGCGACCATTTCACCCGTTTGAACCGTGACGTTTTTCATCAGGCCAATGCTTTGTACACTCAGCGTGGCTCCACTTCCGAGGAAGAAGCTTCGTTGTGTCTGGCTCTTCTGATGGGTTATAATGCAACTCTTTACAACGACGGTGACAAGCAGGAGCGTATTCAGCATGTATTGGATCGCTGCTGGGAGGTATTCGACAAGCTGCCCGGCTCATTGCTAAAAGTACAGTTGCTGACCTACTGTTATGGTGAGGTGTTCGACGAGGATTTGGCCCGTGAAGCCCGTGAGATCATCCATGGCTGGAGTGGTAGAGACCTTACCCCCGATGAGGCGGAAATAGTGGAGCTGCTGAAGGGGATGGAGGAGAATCCGTATCCGTGGAATGAAATATAA
- a CDS encoding lipopolysaccharide biosynthesis protein, with the protein MIVLGSRNRKIVINVVASFAVKLLTILISLIIVPLTLTYLSSYEYGVWLTISSVLSWLDFFDVGLGNGLRNKLSESLAFGDIRSSRTYVSTTFFSLMIISITLFILFVVVENFLSFTTIFNVNEDLGQKISVISFYVVFSVCVSFFLKVITYVYFAKQLPVINNIIGLLSQLLSLLFIWILINYYPSGGFEGISIIYSFSPMIVLLFFYPITFSFLYKEISPNIKYIKIKCINQLLTLGTKFFLIQLSCLILYTASNIIISQVLSPDEVTPFNIVYKYFNCIFFVSTIVFSPMWNAVNEAYVKNELEWIKKAMKRMRVILLILLLVVIILISAAKYIILFWVGDSIVVPFPLILTMAIYFYVLIYSSLYSNFLNGMNLLNLQLYIVVAESILFIPLSYYLLNKYGIIGMALALGIVNLPAAIINHIQYSKKINLKAKGIWLK; encoded by the coding sequence ATGATTGTTTTGGGATCAAGGAATAGAAAAATAGTAATAAATGTAGTTGCTTCTTTTGCTGTAAAATTATTAACAATATTAATATCATTAATAATTGTCCCACTGACATTAACTTATTTAAGTTCATATGAATATGGTGTTTGGTTGACTATCAGTTCTGTATTATCATGGCTTGATTTTTTTGATGTTGGATTGGGTAATGGGTTAAGAAATAAATTGTCAGAATCATTAGCTTTTGGTGATATTAGAAGTTCACGAACATATGTGAGTACAACTTTTTTTTCGTTAATGATAATTTCTATAACTCTTTTTATATTGTTTGTGGTAGTTGAAAATTTTTTATCGTTTACAACAATATTTAATGTCAATGAAGATTTAGGGCAAAAAATATCGGTAATCAGTTTTTATGTAGTTTTTAGTGTCTGTGTATCTTTCTTTTTGAAGGTTATTACATATGTCTATTTTGCCAAACAATTGCCTGTCATAAATAATATTATTGGGTTATTATCTCAATTGCTGTCTCTATTATTTATTTGGATTTTAATAAATTATTATCCGTCCGGAGGCTTTGAAGGAATTTCGATTATTTATTCCTTTTCTCCAATGATAGTTTTATTATTTTTTTATCCAATAACTTTTTCTTTTTTATATAAAGAAATTAGTCCCAATATTAAATATATAAAAATCAAATGTATAAATCAATTATTGACATTAGGGACTAAATTTTTTTTAATACAATTAAGTTGTTTGATACTTTATACTGCTTCCAATATTATAATATCACAGGTTTTGTCACCTGATGAAGTGACTCCATTTAATATTGTATATAAATATTTTAATTGTATCTTTTTTGTATCAACGATTGTTTTTTCTCCAATGTGGAATGCTGTAAATGAAGCATATGTGAAAAATGAATTAGAATGGATTAAAAAAGCAATGAAAAGAATGAGAGTTATTTTATTAATTCTTTTATTGGTTGTAATAATTCTAATCTCTGCCGCAAAATATATTATATTATTTTGGGTTGGTGATTCTATAGTTGTTCCTTTTCCATTAATATTAACAATGGCTATCTACTTTTATGTATTGATATATAGTTCTTTGTATTCAAATTTTCTGAATGGCATGAACTTATTAAATCTGCAATTATATATAGTGGTAGCAGAGAGCATATTATTTATTCCTTTGTCATATTATTTACTTAATAAGTATGGAATTATTGGAATGGCATTAGCATTGGGAATAGTTAATTTACCTGCAGCTATTATTAATCATATTCAGTATAGTAAAAAAATAAATCTAAAAGCTAAAGGTATTTGGCTTAAATAA
- a CDS encoding glycosyltransferase, producing the protein MEFLLSIIIPTKNRQYYAAKSIEQILQIKSDKIQLVIQDNSDEDKLLSAISQYESDKRLVYNYTSEVLSFVENFNRGLEAAKGVYVCSIGDDDGINTEVIDFLEWAYEHDIDAITPSLRAVYFWPNSLNGIDNGRLDIYDMSDDCYFVNPDKGVKSFLKGGCVDYLSFNLAKFYHGFVKRNIFENVKEKSGYYIGGLSPDIYSSIALSLMCKKLLIIDYPLTISGICSTSGSADSATGKHTGNLNQAPHFRGHDKYEWNNEVPDFYSVETIWADSALAAIRDIFPEYLKYYSLMRFVGNTLWRYKSFWRNYCTATRVKYHCNNMFLLYCIFSFGFIVGPFKQKMKRVLFQQVLKKAKSCCFVDNIQSAELLLQQNLKSKGKGLQELLTRFSSI; encoded by the coding sequence ATGGAATTTCTTTTGTCAATTATAATACCGACCAAGAATAGGCAATATTATGCTGCAAAATCAATAGAGCAGATTCTTCAAATTAAATCAGATAAAATTCAGTTGGTGATTCAGGATAATAGTGATGAAGATAAACTTCTTTCTGCTATTTCTCAATATGAGTCTGATAAAAGATTGGTTTATAACTATACTTCAGAAGTGTTATCTTTTGTTGAAAATTTCAACCGGGGATTAGAGGCAGCGAAGGGAGTTTATGTCTGTTCAATAGGTGATGATGATGGTATAAATACAGAAGTTATTGACTTTTTGGAATGGGCGTACGAACATGATATTGATGCCATTACTCCAAGTTTGCGGGCTGTTTATTTTTGGCCAAATTCATTAAACGGAATAGACAATGGTAGGCTTGATATCTATGATATGAGTGATGATTGTTATTTTGTAAATCCAGATAAAGGTGTAAAATCGTTTCTTAAAGGTGGATGTGTCGATTATCTCAGTTTTAATCTTGCGAAATTTTATCATGGTTTTGTTAAAAGAAATATATTTGAAAATGTAAAAGAGAAGTCTGGCTATTATATTGGTGGATTATCACCTGATATTTATAGTTCAATTGCTTTATCTCTGATGTGTAAAAAGCTTCTGATTATAGATTACCCATTGACTATTTCTGGTATTTGTTCAACAAGTGGCTCTGCGGACTCTGCTACAGGTAAGCATACTGGAAATTTGAATCAAGCTCCTCATTTTAGAGGACATGATAAGTATGAATGGAATAATGAAGTTCCCGATTTTTATAGTGTTGAGACAATATGGGCCGACTCTGCTCTTGCTGCAATTAGGGATATCTTTCCTGAATACTTAAAATATTATAGCTTAATGCGTTTTGTCGGAAATACACTGTGGAGGTATAAAAGTTTTTGGCGGAATTATTGTACTGCTACTCGAGTAAAATATCATTGTAATAATATGTTCCTTTTGTATTGCATATTTTCTTTTGGATTCATTGTTGGACCATTTAAACAGAAAATGAAAAGGGTACTATTTCAGCAGGTTTTAAAAAAAGCTAAGTCTTGTTGCTTTGTTGACAATATTCAAAGTGCGGAATTGTTACTGCAACAAAATTTAAAATCAAAAGGAAAAGGTTTGCAAGAGTTACTTACTAGATTTAGTTCTATTTAA
- a CDS encoding glycosyltransferase, translating to MRIININIFYSEGSTGKLVKSIHEFLSFAGHDSYVVYGRGKRKWSIENPLKIRKISFEFFSICYSYFTRILGIRFCSSFLETLLLIRWILKIKPDIVHLHCMNCNYVNPYMLIRFLAFRRINTVVTNHADITFTGNCDHAYDCNRWKTGCGKCPNLKEATHSVFFDNTALAWKLMYDSFSEFSKLWVTSVSAWTDSRARQSPFFSKAQFSIIMNGVDVRCFHYIHSNILAIKHGLSEVPFILHVTPDFGSPLKGGEYVIQLAKRLKSFLFIVVGAYNGNLDIPSNVLMVGHVSNQDDLAMYYSAAKLTLLTSKRETFSMVCAESLCCGTPIVGFKCGGPEEIALSNYSNFVEYGDLSLLESMVRKWMSDSTPKENISVEAISVYSSDVMCKKYLDLYSSIVNM from the coding sequence ATGAGAATTATAAATATTAATATATTTTACTCTGAGGGAAGTACGGGTAAACTAGTAAAAAGCATTCATGAGTTTTTATCATTTGCAGGGCATGACTCATATGTTGTATATGGTCGAGGAAAAAGAAAATGGAGTATTGAAAATCCATTGAAAATAAGGAAAATATCTTTCGAATTTTTCTCGATTTGTTATTCATATTTTACAAGGATATTAGGGATAAGATTTTGTTCTTCATTCTTGGAGACATTATTGTTAATCAGATGGATTCTTAAGATAAAGCCTGATATAGTACATCTTCATTGCATGAATTGTAATTATGTGAATCCTTATATGCTTATACGCTTTTTGGCCTTCCGTAGAATCAATACAGTTGTAACGAATCATGCTGATATTACTTTTACTGGTAATTGTGATCATGCTTATGATTGTAATCGTTGGAAAACTGGATGTGGAAAATGCCCTAACTTGAAAGAGGCTACTCATTCCGTATTTTTTGATAATACAGCTTTAGCTTGGAAATTAATGTATGACTCTTTTTCTGAATTTTCTAAATTATGGGTGACCTCTGTATCTGCATGGACAGATAGTAGGGCAAGGCAATCTCCTTTTTTTTCGAAAGCTCAGTTTTCTATAATAATGAATGGAGTTGATGTCAGATGTTTTCATTATATACATTCTAATATCTTGGCTATTAAACATGGTTTATCTGAAGTGCCTTTTATATTGCACGTAACACCCGACTTTGGTTCTCCTTTGAAAGGAGGAGAGTATGTTATTCAATTAGCGAAAAGATTAAAATCTTTTCTTTTCATTGTTGTTGGTGCTTACAATGGTAATTTAGATATTCCAAGTAATGTGTTGATGGTTGGACATGTAAGTAATCAAGATGATTTAGCTATGTATTATTCTGCTGCCAAATTAACTTTATTGACTAGTAAACGAGAAACTTTTTCAATGGTATGTGCAGAAAGTTTATGTTGTGGAACTCCGATTGTAGGTTTTAAGTGTGGTGGTCCGGAAGAAATTGCGCTTTCAAATTATTCCAATTTTGTAGAGTATGGTGATTTGTCTTTATTGGAAAGTATGGTAAGGAAATGGATGAGCGATTCAACTCCAAAGGAGAATATTTCAGTCGAAGCTATTTCCGTTTATTCGTCAGATGTTATGTGTAAAAAATATTTAGATTTATATTCTTCCATTGTAAATATGTAA
- a CDS encoding EpsG family protein: MIIITCFNLFLVLCGYLANYCNDKRFVKVAFFFLFFALAFRYDFGNDYLAYNQMFYEIKNGIRDTQVEYGWELFNRLCSPFSFQFLIVIWSFIYCIVFCDFILKYVPPKWYWLSIFLLVFDPYNMLVHVSMLRQSLAIIIFVYSFGFLLEKKIFHYIFFILLASSFHTTALILLPVGLLMYLNVTFKYWHILLLLLLFISSFIYIEQIKIFIIKNILGELPKYADAYMGQEKELGQGRAIFIKSLILFICLIYQKRFNSEGLLSSKLYYIGFYFIPLATIILMLTRLGQYFLIFGILLIPLSFSVIKSVYVKILLFTLVIFITLYDYIGFFNDPTWIEKYSVYKTFFNLAM, encoded by the coding sequence ATGATAATTATCACCTGTTTTAACTTGTTTTTGGTCTTATGTGGTTATTTGGCAAACTATTGTAATGACAAAAGATTTGTAAAGGTTGCTTTTTTCTTTTTATTTTTTGCACTTGCTTTTCGTTATGATTTTGGTAACGATTATCTTGCATATAATCAAATGTTTTATGAAATTAAAAATGGAATTAGAGATACCCAAGTAGAATATGGATGGGAACTTTTTAATAGATTATGCTCTCCCTTTTCTTTTCAGTTCCTTATAGTTATATGGTCTTTTATTTATTGTATTGTCTTTTGTGACTTTATATTAAAGTATGTTCCTCCAAAATGGTATTGGTTATCAATTTTTTTGTTGGTTTTTGATCCATATAATATGTTGGTTCATGTGTCAATGTTAAGACAATCATTGGCTATAATAATATTTGTTTATTCTTTTGGCTTTCTATTGGAGAAAAAAATATTTCACTACATATTTTTCATTTTACTAGCTAGTAGTTTTCATACAACTGCTTTGATTTTATTGCCTGTTGGCTTACTTATGTACTTGAATGTTACATTTAAGTATTGGCATATTTTACTTTTGTTATTACTGTTTATTTCTTCTTTCATTTATATTGAACAGATCAAAATTTTTATAATAAAAAATATTCTTGGAGAATTGCCTAAATATGCCGATGCATATATGGGACAAGAAAAAGAATTAGGTCAAGGAAGGGCTATATTTATAAAAAGTCTTATTTTGTTTATTTGTTTAATTTATCAAAAGAGATTTAATTCGGAAGGACTATTGTCTTCTAAATTATATTATATCGGATTTTATTTTATTCCATTAGCTACTATTATTTTAATGTTAACCAGATTAGGACAATATTTTTTGATATTTGGGATATTGCTAATTCCTTTGAGTTTCAGCGTTATAAAAAGTGTGTATGTGAAAATTTTGCTTTTTACTTTAGTTATATTTATTACGCTTTATGATTATATTGGTTTTTTCAATGATCCTACATGGATAGAAAAATATTCAGTCTACAAAACTTTCTTTAATTTAGCAATGTGA
- a CDS encoding glycosyltransferase produces the protein MKLLFISCVCSKTSFDYIYKKSKIKPLQSIQQFHKMLVSGLKCNRVDITALSEIPASGISNRTVILNSEQYDGICYHYLPFIKIPVIKAALHILSSAYFFLQWIWVTKKNKNERHIICDIFSYWPSITILLLSKIFRVKTCLILTDLPSMVSSISSQTHFSLSTITAHIGNLFLSKFDSYVFITSQMNEVVNKNQKPFIVMEGLVNCFFDPIQLKSSKSSNFCIMYSGGLYEKYGIKKLVDAFKYIPYKDIELHLYGDGELRDFLLKVNELDSRIFYNGVLPNSEIVKRQAEVDLLINPRSAKEEFTKYSFPIKNLEYMASGTPLLTTQLPGMPLEYFSYVYIIDDETAAGIADKIITLYNERDSIKIMGEKAKKFVMENKNYIFQGKRISEFLYKLDQKYE, from the coding sequence ATGAAACTTTTGTTTATTTCTTGTGTGTGTTCAAAAACTTCTTTTGATTATATATATAAAAAAAGTAAGATAAAGCCTTTGCAGTCTATTCAGCAATTTCATAAGATGTTAGTCTCTGGACTGAAGTGTAATAGAGTTGATATTACTGCTTTATCCGAAATACCAGCATCTGGGATTAGTAACAGAACTGTGATTTTAAATTCCGAACAATATGATGGTATCTGTTATCATTATTTGCCATTTATAAAAATACCTGTAATAAAAGCGGCTTTGCATATTCTGTCTTCAGCATATTTCTTCTTACAGTGGATTTGGGTAACAAAAAAAAATAAGAACGAACGCCATATTATATGTGACATATTCTCTTATTGGCCAAGTATTACAATTTTATTACTTAGTAAGATATTTAGAGTTAAGACTTGTTTGATTTTAACCGATTTACCGAGTATGGTTTCTTCAATAAGTTCACAGACTCATTTCTCATTGTCGACTATAACTGCTCATATAGGAAATCTTTTTTTATCGAAGTTTGATTCGTATGTTTTTATAACAAGTCAAATGAATGAAGTGGTAAATAAAAATCAAAAACCATTTATTGTAATGGAAGGACTTGTTAATTGTTTTTTTGATCCCATTCAATTGAAGTCTTCGAAATCATCTAATTTTTGTATAATGTATTCGGGGGGATTATATGAAAAATATGGTATAAAAAAATTAGTTGATGCTTTTAAATATATACCATATAAGGATATAGAATTGCATTTATACGGAGATGGAGAATTAAGAGACTTTTTGCTTAAGGTTAATGAATTAGATTCTCGTATTTTTTATAATGGAGTATTACCTAATTCAGAGATCGTAAAGCGACAAGCTGAAGTCGATTTGCTAATAAATCCAAGAAGTGCCAAAGAAGAATTTACTAAATATTCTTTTCCAATAAAAAATTTAGAATATATGGCTTCTGGAACCCCCTTACTAACTACTCAATTGCCGGGTATGCCTCTTGAATACTTTTCTTATGTTTACATTATTGATGACGAAACGGCTGCGGGCATTGCTGATAAAATAATCACATTATATAATGAACGTGATAGTATTAAAATAATGGGTGAGAAAGCAAAAAAATTTGTTATGGAAAATAAAAATTACATTTTTCAGGGAAAAAGAATTTCAGAATTCCTGTATAAGCTAGATCAAAAGTATGAATAA
- a CDS encoding glycosyltransferase, which translates to MNKVLSIIIPVYNSEKFIGRCLDSIYDQKLPLDLFEVIVINDGSKDKSSDIVESFRSRFSNLILINQENKGVATVRNIGIDKAIGEYIQFVDSDDFLEPGCLHYLLANLNRDISLIFYKYRLCYNDCTKDGDYNHSFDQYNIILTGDELIQKYGFHYSSWLCLYKRDFLLNIGVRFPIEIWGEDILFITEILLHCEKTIVLDIIVYNYAMYNLDSVTHKVNVEHQIKLAHSYCRVALKLYDLVNNPAFDISYPTSALIKQDANLYIILSIVKVIKYSLSYNLIDEIYHQINLRHILPIWSISRYANIFLKLIYLVFNVKIFVFLLYHIICIYKCLRIKFC; encoded by the coding sequence ATGAATAAAGTATTAAGTATCATTATACCAGTTTATAATTCAGAAAAGTTTATAGGCCGTTGTTTGGACTCTATTTATGATCAGAAGCTTCCACTTGATTTATTTGAAGTAATAGTTATTAATGATGGAAGTAAAGATAAATCGAGTGATATTGTGGAATCATTTCGTTCGAGATTTTCTAATTTAATTCTTATTAATCAGGAGAACAAGGGAGTTGCAACGGTTCGTAATATCGGTATAGATAAGGCTATTGGAGAGTATATTCAGTTCGTTGACTCTGATGATTTTTTAGAACCAGGATGTCTGCATTATTTATTAGCTAATTTGAATAGGGATATTTCACTCATTTTTTATAAATATAGATTGTGTTATAATGATTGTACAAAGGATGGAGATTATAATCATAGTTTTGATCAATATAATATTATATTGACTGGTGATGAATTAATACAAAAGTATGGATTTCACTATTCTTCTTGGCTTTGTTTATATAAACGAGATTTTTTACTTAATATAGGTGTTAGATTTCCGATAGAAATATGGGGTGAAGATATTTTATTTATAACAGAGATACTATTACATTGTGAGAAAACGATTGTATTGGATATAATAGTTTATAATTATGCGATGTATAATTTAGATTCTGTTACTCATAAAGTTAATGTAGAACATCAAATAAAATTAGCTCACTCGTATTGTAGAGTTGCATTAAAATTATATGATTTGGTTAATAATCCTGCATTTGATATTTCATATCCAACTTCGGCTCTGATAAAGCAGGATGCTAATCTTTACATCATACTTTCAATTGTAAAAGTGATTAAATATTCACTTTCTTATAATTTGATTGATGAGATATATCATCAAATTAATTTACGCCATATATTACCTATTTGGTCTATATCGCGATATGCAAATATTTTTTTGAAACTTATATATCTTGTTTTTAATGTTAAAATATTTGTATTTTTATTGTATCATATAATATGTATATATAAATGTTTGAGAATAAAATTTTGTTAA
- a CDS encoding polysaccharide biosynthesis protein, translating to MFENKILLITGGTGSFGNAVLRRFLDSDIKEIRIFSRDEKKQDDMRHALQNPKVKYYIGNVRDKSSVDVAMNGVDYVFSAAALKQVPSCEFFPVEAVRTNILGTENVLNSAIEHGVKSVVVLSTDKAAYPINAMGMSKALMEKVAVAKGRELGEGAKTTICCTRYGNVMASRGSVIPLWVEQMRENKPITITDPNMTRFMMTLDDAVDLVIYAFTHAHNGDLFVQKAPAATLSTLAYALKELYKSETEVKIIGTRHGEKLFETLVTREEMVRAIDMGDYYRIPCDTRDLNYDKFFTKGNEEVSKVEDYHSHNTHRLNVEGTKELLMKLRFVREDMGLEAKAKTLEIRSE from the coding sequence ATGTTTGAGAATAAAATTTTGTTAATTACCGGGGGGACAGGTTCTTTCGGTAATGCAGTCTTGCGTCGTTTTCTTGATTCTGATATTAAGGAAATTCGTATATTTTCGAGGGATGAGAAAAAGCAGGATGATATGCGTCATGCATTACAAAATCCTAAAGTGAAATATTATATCGGTAATGTACGTGATAAATCTTCCGTGGATGTTGCAATGAATGGTGTGGATTATGTCTTTAGTGCTGCTGCACTAAAGCAAGTCCCTTCTTGTGAGTTCTTTCCTGTTGAAGCTGTAAGGACTAATATTTTAGGTACCGAAAATGTGTTAAATTCCGCTATTGAGCATGGCGTGAAAAGTGTAGTGGTTTTATCTACAGATAAAGCTGCTTATCCTATAAATGCAATGGGTATGAGTAAGGCTTTAATGGAAAAGGTTGCTGTGGCAAAAGGACGTGAATTAGGTGAAGGAGCCAAAACGACGATTTGTTGTACTCGTTATGGAAATGTTATGGCAAGTCGTGGTTCGGTTATTCCACTTTGGGTGGAGCAAATGAGGGAGAATAAACCTATTACTATTACTGATCCTAATATGACTCGATTTATGATGACTTTGGATGATGCAGTGGACTTAGTTATATATGCCTTCACTCACGCGCATAATGGTGATCTTTTTGTTCAAAAAGCTCCTGCGGCTACACTTTCAACTTTGGCTTATGCTTTGAAAGAATTATATAAAAGTGAAACAGAAGTAAAGATAATCGGCACTCGTCATGGAGAAAAATTATTTGAAACGCTTGTTACACGTGAGGAAATGGTGAGGGCTATTGATATGGGGGATTATTATCGCATTCCTTGTGATACTCGTGATTTAAATTATGATAAGTTTTTCACTAAAGGCAATGAAGAGGTTTCGAAGGTAGAAGATTATCATAGTCACAATACTCATCGTCTTAATGTAGAAGGGACGAAAGAGTTATTGATGAAATTACGTTTTGTACGAGAGGATATGGGGTTAGAAGCGAAAGCGAAAACCTTGGAAATTAGAAGTGAATAA
- the wecB gene encoding non-hydrolyzing UDP-N-acetylglucosamine 2-epimerase, with amino-acid sequence MLKVMTIIGTRPEIIKLSRVMAELDKYTEHIIVHTGQNFDYELNEIFFQELHIRKPNYFLNAAGKNAAETIANVIQKSDILMEQEKPDAILLYGDTNSCISVISAKRRKIPIFHMEAGNRCFDQRVPEEINRKIVDHLSDINMPLSEHARNYLLAEGLKPETVIKTGSPMTEVLYFHKQDIDNSDILRKEHLEKGEYFIVSTHREENVDSEQNFSDLLSSLNAIVDKYHKKVIVSTHPRTRKKLEAIGFINSNSMIEFMKPFGFIEYIKLQQNAFCVISDSGTITEESSILCFPAITIRQAHERPEGMDEGTLIMSGLKSERILDSIDIVTSQYTENKKAIHTISDYVADNVSKKVVRIILSYTDYVNRTVWHKFN; translated from the coding sequence ATGCTTAAAGTAATGACAATTATTGGGACTCGACCTGAAATTATTAAACTGAGCCGGGTTATGGCCGAATTGGACAAGTACACAGAACATATAATTGTGCATACCGGACAGAATTTTGATTATGAATTGAATGAGATATTTTTTCAAGAGCTTCATATACGTAAACCGAATTATTTTTTGAATGCTGCAGGAAAGAATGCTGCCGAAACGATTGCTAATGTTATCCAAAAGTCGGATATATTAATGGAACAGGAAAAGCCTGATGCTATATTGCTTTATGGGGATACGAATAGTTGTATTTCTGTTATTTCTGCAAAACGTAGAAAAATTCCTATTTTTCATATGGAAGCAGGTAATAGATGCTTTGACCAACGCGTACCGGAAGAGATTAATCGCAAAATAGTGGATCATTTGAGTGATATTAATATGCCATTATCTGAACATGCTCGTAACTATTTGTTGGCAGAAGGGCTTAAACCTGAGACAGTTATAAAGACGGGATCTCCAATGACAGAAGTGTTGTATTTTCATAAACAAGATATTGATAATAGTGATATACTTAGAAAGGAACATCTGGAGAAAGGTGAATATTTTATTGTAAGTACACATCGAGAGGAAAATGTGGATTCAGAACAGAATTTTTCTGATTTGTTATCGTCTTTAAATGCAATTGTAGACAAGTATCATAAAAAAGTGATTGTATCTACCCATCCACGTACCCGGAAAAAGCTGGAAGCTATTGGTTTTATAAACTCGAATTCAATGATTGAGTTTATGAAACCTTTTGGATTTATTGAATATATAAAATTGCAACAGAATGCTTTTTGTGTGATTTCGGATAGTGGTACAATTACGGAAGAATCTTCTATCCTATGCTTTCCTGCAATTACTATTCGTCAAGCACATGAACGTCCTGAAGGTATGGATGAAGGTACCCTTATTATGTCTGGATTAAAAAGTGAACGTATATTGGATTCTATTGACATAGTAACTTCGCAATATACTGAAAATAAAAAAGCCATTCATACTATTTCTGATTATGTAGCGGATAATGTATCTAAAAAAGTAGTTCGTATCATTCTTTCTTATACAGATTATGTTAATCGCACTGTTTGGCATAAATTTAACTAA
- a CDS encoding dTDP-4-dehydrorhamnose reductase family protein, whose amino-acid sequence MKKVLLFGATGMAGHVVYYYLQSTGKYNITNVVFRIPLTADSIIVDVTDRNAVTKVIADVNPEIIINCVGVLVEGAKRYPDNAILINAYFPHLLKKLSDEIGAKLIHISTDCVFSGKKGNYTEEDIPDAQDVYGRSKALGEIINDKDLTIRTSIIGPELKKNGEGLFHWFMMQQGSVNGFKTAIWGGVTTLELAKAICVAIDSEISGLIHLTNGVGISKLELLNLFKEIWHKQDIDILPYNANDVDKSIAKSNKFNYVVSDYKSMLVELYDWMSTHEEIYGIYVK is encoded by the coding sequence ATGAAAAAAGTTTTGTTGTTCGGAGCTACTGGTATGGCCGGACATGTTGTCTATTATTATCTTCAAAGTACAGGTAAGTACAACATAACTAATGTTGTTTTTCGTATACCTTTGACGGCAGACAGTATAATTGTGGACGTAACAGATCGGAATGCAGTAACAAAAGTTATAGCAGATGTAAATCCTGAAATTATAATTAATTGTGTTGGCGTACTGGTTGAAGGAGCAAAAAGATATCCGGATAATGCAATTTTAATTAATGCTTATTTTCCTCATTTATTGAAAAAACTCTCAGATGAAATCGGGGCAAAGTTAATTCATATTAGTACAGATTGTGTCTTTTCGGGGAAAAAAGGAAATTATACAGAAGAGGATATTCCGGATGCACAAGATGTGTACGGGCGGAGCAAAGCATTAGGTGAAATTATTAATGATAAAGATTTAACTATTCGTACCTCTATTATTGGGCCTGAATTAAAGAAAAATGGAGAAGGTTTATTTCATTGGTTTATGATGCAACAAGGTTCAGTAAATGGCTTTAAAACCGCAATATGGGGAGGGGTAACTACATTAGAATTAGCAAAAGCTATTTGTGTTGCTATAGATAGTGAAATATCAGGGTTGATACATTTAACGAATGGTGTAGGTATATCCAAACTTGAATTATTGAATTTATTCAAAGAAATATGGCATAAACAAGATATTGATATACTTCCATATAATGCAAATGATGTGGATAAATCAATTGCAAAATCAAATAAATTTAATTATGTGGTTTCTGATTATAAATCTATGTTAGTCGAATTATATGACTGGATGTCAACTCATGAAGAAATTTATGGGATCTATGTAAAATAA